In Sciurus carolinensis chromosome 4, mSciCar1.2, whole genome shotgun sequence, the sequence CGTATTTGCCCAATGTCCTATTTATAGATTGACTTATATATGTAAAAGATACTATACAGGGCAATGACCTCTAAACGGTGcaaaatagtatttctttttttttttttttttgttactgggaattgaactcaagggtattCTACTACCAAGCTACCCCTCTACccgctttattattttttgagacagggtcttgctaaattgccttgaacttgcaatcctcctgcctcaattgtCCCAGTAGCTGGGATATAAGGCAGGCGCCAGCTGTATTTTCCTTCTTAATAAGTTATgtaagctctagattatgatttccagcctattttaatgcacctttGTCGATTTCGTTGAAATATTCGCAGAATTGAAAATCTGGGATTTAATGGGTTAACCCTATGCTGTCACTTAACTTTAGCCTTCTCTATTTGGGCACTGTTCTCCTATGACTTCATACAGAGAAACGCTGAGAAGTTATGTGGCttgcctaaggccacacagctggtaagtgacAGTTTACCAGCTGGATTGGAACCTTGGTCTGTCTGCGGATTGAGTCCAAGTTCCCTACCCCATACCGCCTCCCTCAGGTGTCTGGACAACAACTACTTTCTTTTCTCGAGGTTACTACGTGTAAGAAGAGGCAAAACCAGAAGCCGTCTTGGCTTGGGAAGCTAAGTTCCTTCGGAGGCGGCAGCTCCTGGATCTGAGACACTGCAGGCTTCTTTCCCAGGCACTCTgcgcagaggaaaagagagaaaacggGGTCGAGGTGGCCCCGCAGGTATCTACAACTCGGAACGAGTGTCACGGGAAGACAGCGGGTGAGACCGAATCAGGAGTAGGAACAGCTACCTCCTTGGATCACCCGCCTCCCTATTCCTACCTCACACCCTACCTCCGGAGTGCGGTGACCGGGAGTCAGCAGGGAGGCGTGACGGGGCGGGGCTTCCGCGGCGCGCCCCCGTCACGTGACGAAGCCATCATGGCGGCGGCCGGAGGCTTGCCCGGCTCCCGGAAGCAGGCTGTGAGGGGCGGGCACGCTGCTGGAACCCGAGTGGAGCCGGAGCCAGAGCTGGGAGGGCGGCCCGGCGGCCTGGAGCCGGACGTGTCCGGAGTGTCCCCGCAGACCGGGACAGCAGGTGAGACCCGGGCCGGGCAAGGCGCGAGCAGGTGTGGCGGCGCTGGGCGGGGGCTAGGGGGCGCAGGGAGGTGCCCATGACCTGGAGGAGGGGGAATCTAAGATGCACGCGCGTGACCGTGAAGCAATTCGAGAGGCTCGCGCGGGCGGGAGGGATGCATGAGACTGATGTCGAGCTACTGTGGGCAAAAACGGGCTTCTCAGAGGGGATGGGAGGTAACAGAAGGAACTGTGATGAAGCTGTTGTGGAAGAGAGCAGTAGCCCCTCTAGAACTTGCGGGACCGGGATTACCGTAGGGACTCCCTCTTTGCTATGCCAGGCAAGGGTGGGGCAAATGCTCaggcctctccctcccctcctaccTCTCCCTGCCCCACAGTGTCCTAGGAGACAGCTTTTGCGGGccactcctcccacccacccaacTGGTCCCTCCAGTCTGAGCTCTGGGGGTAGGGTGGAGTTGTCAGGGGGGTTGGGTGTCGCTACCCTTTGCTTAGACACCCAGCCCCCTGACTGTGCTACCCGGATGTGATTCTGAGCCCCCCTTTTTCTCCTCAGGTCGTCCGGGGGCCCACCATGCTGGTGACTGCCTACCTGGCTTTTGTAGGCCTCCTGGCCTCTTGCCTGGGGTTGGAGCTGTCAAGATGCCGGGCCAAACCCCCTGGAAGGGCCTGCAgcaatccctccttccttcagtTTCAACTAGACTTCTATCAGGTCTACTTCCTGGCCCTGGCAGCTGACTGGCTCCAGGCCCCCTACCTCTATAAACTCTACCAGCATTACCACTTCCTGGAGGGTCAAATTGCCATCCTTTACGTCTGTGGCCTTGCCTCCACAGTCCTCTTTGGTTTAGTGGCCTCCTCCCTTGTGGATTGGCTGGGTCGCAAGAAGTCTTGTGTCCTCTTCTCCCTCATTTACTCTCTGTGCTGCTTAACCAAACTTTCTCAGGACTACTTTGTGCTGCTGGTGGGCCGAGCACTTGGTGGGTTGTCCACTGCCCTCCTCTTCTCAGCCTTCGAGGCCTGGTACATCCATGAGCATGTGGAGCGGCATGATTTCCCCGCTGAGTGGATCCCAGCTACTTTTGCCCGAGCTGCCTTCTGGAACCATGCACTGGCTGTAGTGGCAGGTGTGGCGGCTGAGGCTGTGGCTAGCTGGATGGGGTTGGGGCCTGTAGCACCCTTTGTGGCCGCCATCCCTCTCCTGGCTCTGGCTGGGGTCTTGGCCCTTCGCAACTGGGGAGAGAACTATGACCGACAGCGTGCCTTCTCAAGGACTTGTGCTGGAGGCCTGCGCTGCCTCCTGTCGGATCGTCGTGTGCTGCTTTTGGGCACCATACAAGCCCTGTTTGAGAGTGTCATCTTTATCTTTGTCTTCCTCTGGACTCCTGTTCTGGACCCACATGGGGCCCCACTGGGCATTGTCTTCTCCAGCTTCATGGCAGCTAGCCTGCTGGGCTCTTCCCTGTACCGTATTGCTACCTCCAAGAGGTACCACCTTCAGCCCATGCACCTACTCTCCCTTGCTGTCCTCATCGTCGtcttctctctcttcatgttgaCTTTCTCCACCAGCCCAAGCCAGGAGAGTCCAGTGGAGTCCTTCATCGCCTTCCTACTTATTGAGTTGGCCTGTGGGCTGTACTTTCCCAGCATGAGCTTCCTGCGGAGAAAGGTGATCCCTGAAACAGAGCAGGCTGGGGTACTCAACTGGTTCCGGGTGCCCCTGCACTTACTGGCCTGTCTAGGGCTCCTTGTCCTCCATGACAGTGATCGAAAGACAGGTACTCGGAACATGTTCAGCATCTGCTCTGCTGTCATGGTGATGGCTCTGCTAGCAGTGGTGGGACTCTTCACCGTGGTAAGGCATGATGCTGAACTTCGGGTACCCTCACCTACGGGGGAGCCCTATGCTCCTGAGCTCTAACCCTGTTCTAGGACAAAGCGTCTGGGATGGACTCTGAATCCCACCTCTCCAGGGTTGTACAGATCTCACTGTGACTCTGTCCTGCAACCCCTCCTGACATCTTTGTGTTGGAAAGGACACGGGGCTGATGGACTGGAAAGGTGCCAAAAGTTGATTTGTTATTCCCTTTCCCCttgccattaaaaataaacacttttaatGGATTATTGATTTGATTTACTCATCCTCACTTGTACCCACCTCATTTGTTTCTGGTGCGTGGGCAGCTGGAGGTTTTGAGGTAAAGGTGGAATTACCAGCAAAAGGTTGTATTTCTAAATTCTTCAAGCCTGCACCTTAAACTGAGAGCTATTAAGATTACTTtttgtacaatcagagaaacgaaagttgtaccccatttgtgtacaatgaatcaaaattaaaaaaaaaaaaaaaaaaaagaagaagaagattgCTTTTTAATGGAACTGGGTAGAAAGGACCTGAGGCTCCTGTGTCTTCCACATCTCTCTGGGACAGGCACCCTCCCCAGTTGTCAAAACCCTGCCCTGAATCTTGCATCAGACAATCTCTGGAGCACATGGGGTAAATGCCCAGTATGCCAGGCCACTGACAAAGAGTCCAGGGGCTTGGTCTGCTGCTGCAACCACCCTTAAGTGCAAACCCAAAGTCATTCCTGCAGGAGTAAGCTTGCAGCTCAGCGAGTGCATGCTGCCAACCTCTGCCTCTGGCTATAAATGTACCATTTGTTTAGCATCATCTGAACCCATCAGGTTCTGTGTCCCCACATGAAAACTAAATGAAGGACTAAAGGACTAAGACATCTTGTCTGTACCTGACTTTTCCCCACCCAGCTTGACTGAGGGTGAGGAAGCACCAGGGCAGGAAATAGTACCAGTGGGAACACCAGTTCAGTGGGTCCCTCCCTGCCTCACCTTTGATTGTATCTGCCCTTCCTTCTCACACCAATACCTGGGCTTCTCAGGAGAAGCAGTGCCACCTTTTAAAAGGGTGGAGATGGAGGGAGAGTGGCTCAAGGGTGTGTCCTGGAATGTGTTTGAGATGGGCATGGGGGACCCACCTGTTCTGGAAAGGGGTTGAGGGCCTTTCTTAGGTCTCAGACTACTTCCTAGAAGGAAGATTTGAGATGTTCCAAACCCTGCAGGTCCCAACCTGTGTGGAGAGATAACATCGGCTGGTGCTGGAGGAATGCAGGGTGAGGCTGGGGAAGGAATGGATGGTGGTCTCAGGTCCAGAAAAATCACACATTCCCCTGTTCAAGCTACAGAGCTGGGGTTAAGAACAAAAAAACAGGTATCTTTTCCTGCCCCCATCATCTTGAGACTACTTGCGATAACTCCACTTCCTCTTTCTGCCCTGTTGAGCTAGACCtagatatattttatagttaGTTATTTGTAGACTTTCCATCTCTGATATCATACTGTGATCTCAAAGGTAGATGGAAACTCTTATTCACCTTCAactaacatatatatgtgtgtgtgtgtgtatgtatcataTATGTATGCTTTGCCCATGCCTGTGCTTAGTACATGTCTAAAGAGGAGAGATGCTAGCTCATGCCTGACTTCATAGCTACCCATGTGGGAAGTCTATTTGACTAGAATCTAGGGCCTAGTTAATGATTTGTTGTTTTGGATGATAATAATTATTTACTGTTGGAAATATGAGGGGGCCTCACATTCCTAAGTGATAAAGAAATAGGGGGAATAGGTGAGACAGACTAATGAGATTAGTTTAGTTTTGTCCCTGCTAAGCTTGCTTCATAGGGGCTGGTGGCAGAGCGTGGAGGGGTCTTTCCTGTCAGACTCCTGTGAGCTGAGAGCTCGAAGACAGTGTAGGGATTGTCCATTCAGGcttaagcatatttttaaaaaatatttttagttgttcatagacctttattttatttatttatttatatgcagtgctgagaatcaaacccagtgcctcacatatgctaggcaagttctctaccactgagctacaaccctggcccTTAAGCATATTTTTTATTAAGCAATTACTATATGTCCTACATTGTGTTGTTAGGTGCTGGTGCTTCCCTGCAGCCCCAAGAGGAAAATCCACTTTAGTAAAGGAAGCGACTTGCCTAAGGGTATATAGTAAATGAGTAGCAAAAACAGACTGAACCTTGCTTCTTGCTGCCAGCCTAGTGCCCCATCTATGACATGTGTTGCCTTTGTTCTATGGGCCTTTACCTACCTGCCTTTAGCTTCTAGCCCTGCTCTCTCATCCCAAGCTCTGTCCCTGGAGATGAGTAAAGGAATGGGAACATTGAACTTTGGCCAACTAATTCACTTATGGATATCTGTCCATATGGTACACATGAGGGATTGGTTCACTAGGTGCTCACCACTCACAAATGTTGCTTGTGATGCTCCACCTGAGGCAACATAGGAAAGTGGTTAACAGCATGGACTCAGGGTTGGGGGTACTGCTCAGTGATGGAACACTTGCCTAAtgtgcttgaggccctgggttctatctccagcaccaATGGCATTGGGGGGTGAGGGGAGTGTGGATCCAGATCTAACTGTCTGGTTCGAATCCAGCTCTACCtactctgtgtctcagtttccttatctgcaaagtGGGGAGGACAGCATAGTTTCTATTCTATAGGATTCTTGTGAGGTTTAAATATATTACTCTATTTAAGTGTTCAGAACAGACTTGACCAGGTGCAATAACATGTACCTGTAGTCCGAGGTGCTCTGGAAGCAGAGGTGGGAGGGTAACTTGATCCCAGGAGTTCAAgtgcagcctgggcaatttagtgagaccctatctcaacaaACAAACAGTACTTGACCCACAGTATCAAGCACTACACAAGTAGTTTtacgtttttgtttttgtttttgttttagtttttcctgaaggttgaacccaggacctcatgcatactaagcaTGTGCCCTAACCCAGCTACACTCCTAGCCCCAGTATTTgccattacattttctttctttccttattcattcattttttggtcctaggaattgaacccaggggtgtttaaccactgagccacatcccagtcctt encodes:
- the Mfsd5 gene encoding molybdate-anion transporter produces the protein MLVTAYLAFVGLLASCLGLELSRCRAKPPGRACSNPSFLQFQLDFYQVYFLALAADWLQAPYLYKLYQHYHFLEGQIAILYVCGLASTVLFGLVASSLVDWLGRKKSCVLFSLIYSLCCLTKLSQDYFVLLVGRALGGLSTALLFSAFEAWYIHEHVERHDFPAEWIPATFARAAFWNHALAVVAGVAAEAVASWMGLGPVAPFVAAIPLLALAGVLALRNWGENYDRQRAFSRTCAGGLRCLLSDRRVLLLGTIQALFESVIFIFVFLWTPVLDPHGAPLGIVFSSFMAASLLGSSLYRIATSKRYHLQPMHLLSLAVLIVVFSLFMLTFSTSPSQESPVESFIAFLLIELACGLYFPSMSFLRRKVIPETEQAGVLNWFRVPLHLLACLGLLVLHDSDRKTGTRNMFSICSAVMVMALLAVVGLFTVVRHDAELRVPSPTGEPYAPEL